A single genomic interval of Bacteroidota bacterium harbors:
- a CDS encoding S9 family peptidase — protein MITLLHTKNVLRKATILFLLLPLSFAVQSQMLTLEDAVLNSSLYPKGLPNLSFLPSGEYFAYSRTDTKKLYVERIDKLQTDSSLTLDLLNSALGLAQVGALSAFPKILWISDNTLEFNSGNKVIRYNRSDNTAGVVNEIPVDAENPEWNNNKSKLAFTKDYNLYLKNEGKVRQLTEDGKYGIVYGTAVHRSEFGIEKGLFWSNDGNKLAFYRMDESAVTDYSTYQNSDRPATMHTFKYPFAGATSHTVKIGIYDTDKDVVRYLNIEGPYDQYLTNITWSPDDNYIYIAKVSRNQKNMWLERYWVDDGNLDMIVLSEFNEKYVEPQHGPLFLPWDSEQFIWQSQKDGYNHLYLYKTNGKLVRQLSNGPWVVTNIVGISEETQHVYVEGTKDSPLERHVYAIAISNAKLRKITEVQGTHTVQVNKTGNFFLDSYSSLVIPTKIDLLSETGAVLRNIYIAANPLTNYQLGETSIFPLQNGNTTLYARMIKPVNFDENKNYPVIVYVYGGPHIQLVRNTWLGASNLWMQFLAQQGFIVFTIDNRGSANRGFEFESAVYGQLGTKEVEDQLVGIDFLKKLPYVDASRIGVHGWSFGGFMTTSLMTRTPGVFKVGVAGGPVIDWRMYEIMYTERYMGNPNQNKEGYDKANLLNYADKLEGKLLMIHGCDDDVVLWQHSLLFVQQCIKNNNTNLDYFVYPGHKHNVYGKDRLHLMTKITEYLFENL, from the coding sequence ATGATTACCCTCCTACACACCAAGAATGTTCTAAGAAAAGCTACAATACTTTTCCTTCTGCTCCCTCTCTCTTTTGCTGTTCAAAGTCAGATGCTCACTTTGGAAGATGCCGTTCTTAATTCGAGCCTATATCCCAAAGGACTGCCCAATCTGAGTTTTCTGCCATCGGGCGAGTATTTTGCTTATTCTCGAACTGATACCAAAAAGCTCTATGTGGAAAGGATCGACAAACTACAAACAGACTCATCCTTGACCTTAGACTTGTTAAATAGTGCACTGGGACTTGCACAAGTTGGGGCATTGTCAGCTTTCCCCAAAATTTTATGGATTAGTGACAACACATTGGAGTTTAATTCGGGAAATAAAGTGATAAGGTATAACCGTTCGGATAATACTGCCGGTGTAGTTAATGAGATACCGGTGGATGCTGAAAATCCGGAATGGAATAACAATAAATCAAAACTCGCATTTACAAAAGATTACAATCTGTATCTCAAAAATGAGGGCAAAGTAAGACAATTGACAGAAGACGGTAAATACGGAATTGTATATGGAACAGCGGTTCACAGAAGTGAGTTTGGAATTGAGAAAGGTTTGTTTTGGAGTAATGATGGAAATAAATTAGCTTTTTACCGTATGGACGAAAGCGCTGTAACTGATTACAGTACCTATCAAAATTCTGATAGACCTGCAACCATGCATACATTCAAGTATCCCTTTGCAGGGGCGACAAGTCACACCGTCAAGATTGGTATTTATGATACAGACAAGGATGTAGTTCGCTATTTAAACATAGAAGGTCCTTATGATCAATATCTTACCAACATCACATGGTCTCCCGATGATAATTATATTTATATAGCCAAAGTTTCTCGTAATCAGAAGAATATGTGGCTTGAGCGTTATTGGGTGGATGATGGCAATCTAGATATGATAGTGTTAAGTGAATTTAATGAAAAATATGTTGAACCTCAACATGGTCCATTGTTTTTACCTTGGGATAGCGAACAATTTATTTGGCAAAGCCAGAAAGATGGGTACAACCATTTATATTTATATAAAACTAATGGAAAACTTGTACGTCAGTTAAGCAATGGACCTTGGGTGGTTACCAATATTGTTGGAATCAGCGAAGAAACTCAACATGTATATGTTGAAGGAACCAAAGACAGTCCTTTGGAAAGACATGTTTATGCTATTGCGATATCAAACGCTAAACTTAGAAAAATTACAGAAGTACAAGGAACCCACACGGTTCAGGTGAATAAGACCGGGAATTTCTTCCTTGACTCTTATTCATCTCTTGTCATTCCAACAAAAATTGATTTGTTGAGTGAAACAGGAGCTGTTTTGCGCAATATTTATATTGCAGCGAATCCGTTGACTAACTACCAATTGGGAGAAACATCCATTTTCCCCTTGCAAAACGGTAATACAACACTCTACGCCCGCATGATTAAGCCGGTTAATTTTGATGAAAACAAGAATTATCCTGTCATTGTTTATGTGTATGGCGGTCCTCATATCCAATTGGTGCGAAACACATGGTTAGGAGCCAGCAACCTTTGGATGCAGTTTTTGGCACAGCAGGGTTTTATTGTCTTTACAATTGACAACCGAGGGTCTGCCAACAGAGGATTTGAATTTGAAAGTGCTGTGTATGGCCAACTTGGCACAAAAGAAGTCGAAGACCAATTAGTAGGCATTGATTTTCTGAAAAAACTTCCTTATGTGGATGCAAGTCGTATTGGAGTGCATGGATGGAGTTTTGGAGGTTTTATGACAACTTCACTGATGACACGCACACCGGGAGTTTTCAAAGTCGGTGTAGCCGGTGGACCGGTCATTGATTGGCGGATGTATGAAATCATGTACACAGAGCGTTATATGGGCAATCCGAATCAGAACAAAGAAGGGTACGACAAAGCTAATCTGCTCAATTATGCTGACAAGCTGGAAGGGAAGCTATTGATGATTCACGGTTGCGATGATGATGTAGTATTATGGCAGCACAGCCTCTTGTTTGTTCAACAATGTATCAAAAACAATAATACCAATCTGGATTATTTTGTTTATCCGGGGCATAAGCACAATGTTTATGGTAAGGATAGGTTGCACTTGATGACTAAAATTACTGAATACTTATTTGAGAATTTATAG